A genomic stretch from Arthrobacter sp. KBS0702 includes:
- a CDS encoding adenosine deaminase, giving the protein METYDGGAQAPQADQEAEQEAGPQTEGVPEFAEIPEGVHAALPVAELHLHIEGTLEPELIFALAERNGITLPYADLEELRVRYEFTDLQSFLDLYYANMAVLQTEQDFADMTRAYLARAAAAGVRHAEIMLDPQAHLSRGVSLETCVNGVASVLASSQQEFGMSTLLIAAFLRDQSEESALAVLEQLLAMDAPIAGIGLDSAEVGNPPSKFERLFARAKDAGLRRIAHAGEEGPPSYIIEALDLLEVERIDHGIRCMEDPELVERLVHELMPLTVCPLSNVRLRAVDTLAEHPLPGMLAAGLNVSVNSDDPAYFGGYVDDNFAQLKSVIGLSEFDCVRLAANSIRSSFASEERKTELLAELAASGR; this is encoded by the coding sequence ATGGAAACTTACGACGGCGGCGCCCAGGCGCCGCAGGCAGATCAGGAGGCAGAGCAGGAGGCTGGGCCACAGACTGAAGGGGTCCCCGAATTCGCCGAAATCCCCGAAGGGGTCCACGCGGCGCTGCCGGTCGCGGAGCTGCACCTGCACATCGAGGGCACGCTGGAGCCGGAGCTGATCTTCGCGCTCGCGGAACGCAACGGAATCACGCTGCCCTACGCGGACCTAGAGGAGCTGCGCGTCCGGTACGAGTTCACGGACCTGCAGTCGTTCCTGGATTTGTACTACGCCAACATGGCCGTGCTGCAGACCGAGCAGGACTTCGCCGACATGACCCGCGCGTACCTGGCCCGCGCCGCGGCAGCGGGGGTTCGGCATGCCGAGATCATGCTCGACCCGCAGGCGCACCTGTCCCGCGGGGTGTCGCTGGAGACCTGCGTGAACGGTGTGGCCTCGGTGCTGGCCAGCTCGCAGCAGGAGTTCGGCATGTCCACCCTGCTGATTGCCGCGTTCCTGCGCGACCAGTCCGAGGAATCGGCGCTCGCCGTGCTGGAGCAGCTCCTCGCCATGGACGCACCGATCGCTGGCATCGGGCTCGACTCGGCCGAGGTGGGCAACCCGCCGTCGAAGTTCGAGCGGCTCTTCGCCCGGGCCAAGGACGCCGGGCTGCGGCGGATCGCGCACGCCGGCGAGGAGGGCCCGCCGTCGTACATCATCGAGGCGCTGGACCTGCTGGAAGTGGAGCGGATCGACCACGGAATCCGCTGCATGGAGGACCCCGAGCTGGTGGAACGCCTGGTCCACGAGCTGATGCCGCTGACCGTCTGCCCGCTCTCCAACGTCCGGCTCCGCGCCGTGGACACGTTGGCCGAGCACCCGCTGCCGGGCATGCTGGCGGCGGGGCTCAACGTGAGCGTGAACTCGGACGACCCGGCCTACTTCGGCGGGTACGTGGACGACAACTTCGCCCAGCTCAAGTCCGTGATTGGGCTCTCCGAGTTCGACTGTGTGCGCCTCGCAGCCAACTCCATCCGGTCCTCCTTCGCCAGCGAGGAACGCAAGACGGAACTGCTGGCCGAACTGGCCGCCTCCGGACGCTAA
- a CDS encoding aldo/keto reductase — METRTLGSLTVSALGLGCMGMSEFYGQGDERESVATIQAFLDAGGTLLDTADMYGPFTNEKLVGGAIAGRRDDVVLATKFGNERREDGSWVGINGKPEYVRAACDASLQRLGVDHIDLYYQHRVDKTVPIEETVGAMAELVQAGKVKHLGLSEASADTVRRAHAVHPITALQTEYSLWEREPETKIFPVLAELGIGFVPYSPLGRGFLTGQLRSEEDFSADDFRRHSPRFQGENFTRNLELVDRVTELATEKGCTPAQLALAWLLAQGEHIVPIPGTKKRERLRENLGAVDVELSADDLARLDELAPAGVAAGARYPHMDSIDV; from the coding sequence ATGGAAACACGCACCCTCGGCTCGCTCACCGTCTCCGCCCTCGGGCTCGGCTGCATGGGCATGAGCGAGTTCTACGGCCAAGGCGACGAGCGGGAGTCCGTCGCCACCATCCAGGCCTTCCTCGACGCCGGCGGAACCCTGCTGGACACCGCCGACATGTACGGCCCGTTCACCAATGAAAAGCTCGTGGGCGGTGCCATCGCCGGCCGCCGCGACGACGTCGTGCTGGCCACCAAGTTCGGCAACGAACGCCGCGAGGACGGCTCGTGGGTGGGCATCAACGGCAAGCCCGAGTACGTCCGCGCGGCGTGCGACGCGAGCCTGCAGCGCCTGGGCGTCGACCACATCGACCTGTACTACCAGCACCGGGTGGACAAGACCGTGCCGATCGAGGAGACCGTAGGCGCCATGGCCGAGCTGGTCCAGGCCGGCAAGGTCAAGCACCTTGGCCTCTCCGAGGCCAGCGCCGACACGGTGCGCCGTGCACACGCCGTGCACCCCATCACCGCCCTGCAGACCGAATACTCTCTGTGGGAGCGCGAGCCGGAGACCAAGATTTTCCCGGTCCTGGCCGAACTCGGCATCGGCTTCGTCCCCTACAGCCCGCTGGGCCGCGGCTTCCTCACCGGCCAGCTGCGCAGCGAGGAGGACTTCTCGGCGGACGACTTCCGGCGCCACTCGCCGCGTTTCCAGGGCGAGAACTTCACCCGGAACCTCGAACTCGTGGACCGGGTCACGGAACTCGCCACCGAGAAGGGCTGCACCCCGGCGCAGCTGGCCCTCGCCTGGCTGCTGGCCCAGGGCGAGCACATCGTGCCGATCCCCGGGACCAAGAAGCGCGAACGGCTGCGCGAGAACCTGGGCGCCGTCGACGTCGAACTCTCCGCGGACGACCTGGCCCGGCTCGATGAGCTGGCTCCGGCCGGCGTCGCAGCGGGCGCGCGCTACCCGCACATGGACAGCATCGACGTCTAA
- a CDS encoding DUF2177 family protein, whose translation MTGPTKKWLLAYAVAGIIFAGIDALWISTVANNLYRSQIGHLLPASFNVLGAVLFYLVYVVGIVHYGIRPNDPKATLTSRVAGAALFGFFTYATWALTAFAILKDFPAVVAVTDIAWGAAVCSVVTALTALLMRLGKPVARGKQAD comes from the coding sequence ATGACCGGTCCCACCAAGAAGTGGCTGCTCGCCTACGCGGTGGCCGGCATCATCTTCGCCGGCATCGACGCGCTCTGGATCAGCACCGTAGCGAACAACCTGTACCGCAGCCAGATCGGCCACCTGCTCCCGGCCAGCTTCAACGTCCTGGGCGCTGTCCTGTTCTACCTCGTCTACGTCGTGGGCATCGTGCACTACGGCATCAGGCCCAACGATCCCAAAGCCACGCTCACGAGCCGGGTGGCCGGGGCGGCCCTGTTCGGCTTCTTCACCTACGCCACCTGGGCCCTGACAGCATTCGCCATCCTCAAGGACTTCCCTGCAGTGGTGGCCGTGACGGACATCGCCTGGGGAGCCGCGGTCTGCAGCGTCGTCACCGCGCTCACGGCTCTGCTGATGCGGCTGGGCAAACCCGTTGCCCGCGGCAAGCAAGCTGACTAG
- a CDS encoding DUF1295 domain-containing protein translates to MKDAERKALAAIPVVVVIGALLAAAGSQGGAVAGGIPVFALAVGAAFLIQWLAFVPAYLAQTEKFFDLTGSLSYIAVTLLLVLVTPGIDARGLLLAGLVLVWAARLGTFLFRRISRAGKDDRFDEIKPSFVRFLSVWTMQGIWIAFTAAAAWVAMTSANRVALDGFAVAGLLVWVAGFGCEVLADSQKSRFSADPANKGKFISTGLWAKSRHPNYFGEILLWVGVAIIALPTLQGWQWVALISPVFVALLITKVSGVPHLEKKADTKWGGQADYEAYKKNTPVLIPRI, encoded by the coding sequence ATGAAAGACGCGGAGCGCAAGGCCCTCGCCGCCATCCCAGTGGTCGTTGTGATTGGGGCGCTGTTGGCGGCCGCCGGCAGCCAAGGTGGCGCCGTTGCGGGCGGGATCCCGGTCTTCGCACTGGCCGTCGGGGCCGCCTTCCTGATCCAGTGGCTGGCGTTCGTTCCGGCGTATCTGGCGCAGACGGAGAAGTTTTTCGACCTCACCGGCTCCCTGAGCTACATTGCTGTCACCCTGCTGCTGGTGCTCGTGACCCCGGGGATCGATGCTCGGGGATTGCTGCTCGCGGGTTTGGTGCTGGTCTGGGCGGCCCGGCTGGGTACGTTCCTGTTCCGTCGGATCAGCCGGGCCGGCAAGGACGACCGTTTTGATGAGATCAAACCGTCCTTTGTCCGCTTCCTCAGCGTGTGGACCATGCAGGGCATCTGGATTGCCTTTACCGCGGCCGCCGCGTGGGTGGCCATGACGTCCGCGAACCGGGTCGCGTTGGACGGCTTCGCTGTAGCCGGCCTCCTCGTGTGGGTGGCGGGCTTCGGCTGCGAGGTTCTTGCTGACTCCCAGAAGTCCCGCTTCAGCGCCGATCCCGCCAACAAAGGGAAGTTCATTTCGACAGGGTTGTGGGCGAAGTCCCGGCACCCGAATTACTTTGGCGAAATCCTGCTCTGGGTCGGCGTCGCGATCATTGCCTTGCCTACACTGCAGGGCTGGCAGTGGGTTGCCCTCATCTCCCCGGTGTTTGTCGCCCTGCTGATCACCAAGGTCAGCGGGGTACCGCATCTCGAAAAAAAGGCCGACACTAAGTGGGGCGGCCAGGCCGACTACGAGGCGTACAAAAAGAACACCCCGGTCCTGATCCCCCGGATCTAG
- a CDS encoding glycosidase gives MGANAAENTNLRLKAVLDVLTEGVWSGEKLNAGVVLGEAIARVPLNDHERELLSGGIPRGHKALTSATAKLVKAGWLVKGRSGWTITEDGQRATVAFADPAAFTAALDAGTPVPADTPLPSAPAGKPARKTAPKTAPKAVKVAEKVAEKVADTATKLVEEAVAPVAKAVRKRKATDEAPAETAAETQAAAPAIEQPAAVAVAGDFNVLLGAPANWAPQYDESQMQLDEVDQLWKLAADLPAGSYSFKIAINRSWDENYGAFGVFDGANHEVHHRGGMLVIRYDHRTRDIVFG, from the coding sequence ATGGGCGCGAACGCTGCGGAAAACACGAACCTTCGGCTTAAGGCTGTGCTGGACGTCCTGACCGAGGGGGTGTGGTCGGGCGAGAAGCTGAACGCCGGCGTCGTGCTGGGCGAGGCGATCGCGCGGGTGCCGCTGAACGACCACGAGCGCGAACTGCTCAGCGGCGGCATCCCCCGCGGCCACAAGGCACTCACCAGCGCCACGGCCAAGCTGGTCAAGGCCGGCTGGCTGGTCAAGGGCCGCTCGGGCTGGACGATCACCGAGGACGGCCAGCGCGCCACGGTCGCCTTCGCGGATCCCGCTGCTTTCACTGCAGCGCTCGACGCCGGCACCCCGGTTCCGGCCGACACCCCGCTGCCGTCCGCCCCGGCCGGAAAGCCGGCGCGCAAGACTGCACCGAAGACTGCGCCAAAGGCCGTCAAGGTTGCGGAAAAGGTCGCAGAGAAGGTGGCCGACACGGCGACCAAGCTGGTAGAAGAAGCCGTCGCCCCGGTCGCCAAGGCGGTCCGGAAGCGCAAGGCAACAGACGAGGCGCCCGCAGAAACGGCCGCCGAGACGCAGGCCGCGGCACCCGCCATCGAACAGCCGGCAGCGGTTGCCGTCGCCGGTGATTTCAACGTCCTGCTGGGCGCACCCGCAAACTGGGCGCCGCAGTACGACGAGTCCCAGATGCAGCTGGACGAGGTAGACCAGCTCTGGAAGCTCGCTGCGGACCTGCCGGCCGGTTCGTACAGCTTCAAGATCGCGATCAACCGCTCCTGGGACGAGAACTACGGTGCCTTCGGGGTCTTCGACGGCGCCAACCACGAGGTGCACCACCGCGGCGGCATGCTGGTCATCCGGTACGACCACCGCACCCGGGACATCGTCTTCGGCTAG
- a CDS encoding alpha/beta fold hydrolase, producing the protein MDTVEVAGLRIRYRRSGVGPPLVLLHGAYEDSRIWRRQFDALSDAFTVLAWDAPGCGGSDDPPPGFTARDLGEALAGFLREAVPGKPHLLGFSMGSGIALELYRAHRSVPASLLLVSAYAGWAGSLPPEEVERRYAQVLAELERPPEQFIPEWLPTLFTDRAAPAVVQETSAIMADFHPSGMRALLNASAHADYRDLLPTIVVPTLLLYGAEDVRAPQSVAREMHRQIPGSKLVIIPDAGHMAALEAPEAFNAEVRRFLHGVTEG; encoded by the coding sequence ATGGACACCGTCGAGGTTGCGGGTCTGCGAATCCGGTACCGGCGTTCGGGCGTGGGGCCGCCGCTGGTCCTGCTGCACGGCGCTTACGAAGATAGCCGCATCTGGAGACGCCAGTTCGACGCGCTATCCGATGCCTTCACGGTCTTGGCCTGGGACGCCCCGGGGTGCGGCGGCTCTGACGATCCGCCTCCTGGCTTCACCGCAAGGGACTTGGGCGAAGCCCTGGCCGGGTTCCTCCGGGAAGCGGTACCGGGCAAGCCGCACCTCCTTGGGTTCTCCATGGGCTCCGGCATCGCCCTGGAACTCTACCGGGCACACCGGTCCGTCCCCGCGTCGCTGCTGCTGGTTTCGGCCTACGCCGGCTGGGCGGGATCCCTGCCGCCCGAGGAAGTGGAGCGCCGCTATGCCCAGGTGCTGGCCGAACTCGAGCGGCCGCCGGAACAATTCATCCCCGAGTGGCTGCCAACGCTCTTCACCGACCGGGCAGCTCCTGCGGTTGTGCAAGAAACCAGCGCCATCATGGCGGACTTTCATCCGTCGGGAATGCGGGCCCTGTTGAACGCGAGCGCCCATGCCGACTACCGCGATCTCCTGCCGACCATCGTGGTGCCAACGCTGCTCCTGTACGGTGCCGAGGACGTGCGCGCGCCACAGAGCGTGGCGCGCGAGATGCACCGGCAGATCCCCGGCTCGAAGCTCGTCATCATCCCCGACGCCGGGCACATGGCGGCGCTCGAGGCACCGGAAGCCTTCAACGCCGAGGTGCGCCGGTTCCTGCACGGCGTCACCGAAGGTTAA
- a CDS encoding mechanosensitive ion channel family protein → MPFLAVALAVAAGLVASWLVRRVVLRLNRKQEALRETSREARLPLRFALCLIGVRIALATTTADAEWRRNVDHGLVIALIGSVAWLAIAVLLVIETIILTRYRVDVADNRRARRLRTQVIMARRIGVALIAIVALGSIMLTFPAIQALGAGLLASAGVISIVAGLAAQTSLVNVFAGLQLAFTDAIRVDDVVVVQKEWGRIEEITLTYVVVHIWDDRRLILPSTYFTTTPFENWTRRQSEVMGTVEFDLDWRAPVEAMRAELKRVLATTDLWDERVGILQITDATAGFVRVRILVSAGDSASLFDLRCLIREELVLFLQQEFPTALPHVRLESLPSAAASTQPAAKRPGKLAASEGTASRLPSDPHDSQLFTGSVEAVQRSRAFSGPGEDVFEDRDKSVAAQN, encoded by the coding sequence ATGCCCTTCCTCGCCGTGGCCCTGGCCGTGGCCGCCGGGCTCGTAGCCTCGTGGCTGGTGCGCCGAGTGGTCCTCCGGCTCAACCGCAAGCAGGAGGCCCTCAGGGAGACCTCGCGGGAGGCGCGTCTTCCGTTGCGCTTCGCACTCTGCCTGATCGGCGTACGGATCGCGCTGGCCACGACCACCGCCGACGCGGAGTGGCGCCGCAACGTGGACCATGGTCTGGTGATCGCGCTGATCGGATCCGTGGCGTGGCTGGCGATTGCAGTCCTGCTGGTCATCGAAACCATCATCCTGACGCGCTACCGGGTGGATGTGGCGGACAACCGGCGTGCCCGGCGGCTCCGCACCCAGGTGATCATGGCCCGGCGGATCGGCGTGGCGCTGATCGCCATCGTGGCGCTGGGCAGCATTATGCTGACGTTCCCCGCCATCCAGGCCCTCGGCGCCGGGCTGTTGGCCTCCGCCGGGGTGATCTCGATTGTGGCCGGCCTGGCCGCGCAGACCTCACTGGTCAACGTCTTCGCCGGCCTCCAGCTCGCGTTCACTGATGCCATCCGGGTGGACGACGTCGTGGTGGTCCAGAAGGAGTGGGGGCGGATCGAGGAGATCACCCTGACCTACGTGGTGGTCCACATCTGGGACGACCGCCGGCTGATCCTGCCCTCCACCTACTTCACCACCACCCCCTTCGAGAACTGGACGAGGCGTCAGTCCGAGGTGATGGGCACGGTGGAGTTCGACCTCGACTGGCGCGCCCCGGTGGAAGCCATGCGGGCCGAGCTGAAGCGGGTCCTGGCCACCACCGATCTCTGGGACGAACGTGTGGGCATCCTGCAGATCACCGACGCCACGGCGGGCTTTGTCCGGGTCCGCATCCTGGTCAGCGCCGGGGATAGCGCCTCGCTCTTTGACCTGCGCTGCTTGATCCGCGAAGAGCTGGTGCTGTTCCTGCAGCAGGAATTCCCGACGGCGTTGCCGCACGTCCGGCTCGAATCGCTGCCTTCCGCCGCAGCCTCCACGCAGCCTGCAGCCAAGCGTCCGGGAAAACTCGCCGCGTCCGAGGGGACCGCATCGCGGCTTCCGTCCGATCCGCACGATTCCCAGCTGTTCACCGGCTCGGTCGAGGCCGTGCAACGCTCCCGCGCGTTCTCCGGCCCCGGCGAGGACGTCTTCGAGGACCGGGACAAGTCGGTGGCGGCGCAGAACTAG
- a CDS encoding YegP family protein, which produces MAGQFEIFTDAESNVRFRLLGADGTVLAVSKAFEDKRSAADGIMAVRECAGTGLIRETHSTPWGGTTWTKSSQAQHRPTLRRRHLPAV; this is translated from the coding sequence ATGGCAGGACAATTCGAGATCTTCACCGACGCAGAATCGAACGTCCGGTTCCGACTGCTGGGGGCGGACGGCACAGTGCTCGCTGTCTCAAAAGCCTTCGAGGACAAGCGTTCCGCGGCGGACGGCATCATGGCGGTGCGTGAGTGCGCCGGCACCGGTTTGATCCGGGAAACGCATTCCACCCCCTGGGGCGGCACCACCTGGACCAAGAGCAGCCAGGCGCAGCACCGCCCCACGCTCCGGCGGCGGCACCTCCCTGCCGTGTAA
- a CDS encoding acylphosphatase, with amino-acid sequence MAEFPDGSGAADTGTAVRLTARVEGMVQAVGFRYWTVRKAEELSLRGTVRNNNDGTVAVVVEGPQAVVLQFRSWLRSPEAPGRVDHVDERITPATGAFSNFRVVY; translated from the coding sequence ATGGCTGAATTCCCTGATGGTTCCGGCGCGGCGGACACCGGCACGGCGGTGCGGCTCACGGCCCGGGTTGAGGGCATGGTGCAGGCCGTGGGCTTCCGGTACTGGACGGTACGCAAGGCCGAGGAGCTGTCGTTGCGCGGCACCGTCCGGAACAACAACGACGGCACGGTCGCCGTCGTTGTGGAGGGCCCGCAGGCGGTGGTGCTGCAGTTCCGGAGCTGGCTGCGCTCGCCGGAAGCGCCCGGGCGGGTGGACCACGTGGACGAAAGGATCACCCCCGCCACCGGGGCGTTCAGCAACTTCCGGGTGGTCTACTGA
- a CDS encoding ATP-dependent DNA helicase RecQ, whose product MRHAGPAEETPDSPVPDSPAPDDALRALAAVAFGLPELRDGQLAGMAALAAGRDVLAVMPTGYGKSALYQVPALLLHRQLKRPTVVVSPLISLQEDQLDGLAGALGQDHAVAVNSSHSPAEQERAWQAAERGDAVFLFLAPEQLAKPSTVDRIAALNIALFVVDEAHCVSTWGHDFRPDYLRLGEVRERLGHPTTAALTATAAPPVREEILDRLKLTDPLVLVRGFDRPNISLDVVRHHEDKEKRRAVVRQVAALAGELNGPGLIYAAKRKDTEKYAAKLTQKGLRAAAYHAGRTPAEREEVHRQFLAGGLDAVLATTAFGMGIDKPDVRFVLHADIPESLDSYYQQIGRAGRDGLPAQAVLHYRSEDLGLRRYFATHRPDEPGLLAVLAVLRHAGGTMAPAALAAATGYPPRRLTGLLNQLQDTGGVTAADGGMRLEPGADPAQLVERAVALAAARERVDKSRIAMMRSYAETHRCRRQFLLGYFGEDLPAPCGNCDNCADGSAGSGAADRPADDAGAPAGASSADAEAFPLNSAVEHALWGPGLVMRHDDGLITVLFEREGYKTLSPKAVLASGLLTSRPTV is encoded by the coding sequence ATGCGCCACGCCGGCCCGGCCGAGGAAACGCCGGACTCCCCAGTTCCTGACTCCCCAGCGCCCGACGACGCCCTGCGTGCCCTCGCCGCCGTCGCCTTCGGGCTGCCCGAACTCCGCGACGGTCAGCTCGCCGGGATGGCTGCCCTCGCCGCGGGACGGGACGTCCTCGCGGTGATGCCCACCGGCTACGGGAAGTCGGCCCTCTACCAGGTCCCCGCCCTGCTCCTGCACCGCCAGCTGAAGCGGCCCACCGTCGTCGTTTCCCCGCTGATCTCCCTGCAGGAGGACCAGCTGGACGGGCTGGCGGGCGCGCTCGGCCAGGACCACGCCGTCGCCGTCAATTCCTCGCACAGCCCCGCAGAGCAGGAGCGGGCCTGGCAGGCCGCAGAGCGCGGCGACGCCGTGTTCCTGTTCCTTGCCCCGGAACAGCTGGCGAAACCCAGCACAGTGGACCGGATCGCCGCCCTCAACATCGCCTTGTTCGTGGTGGACGAGGCGCACTGCGTCTCCACCTGGGGCCACGACTTCCGGCCCGACTACCTCCGGCTCGGCGAGGTCCGCGAACGGCTAGGCCATCCGACGACGGCGGCCCTCACCGCCACCGCCGCTCCCCCGGTCCGCGAGGAAATCCTGGACCGCCTGAAGCTGACGGATCCCCTGGTCCTGGTCCGCGGCTTCGACCGCCCCAACATCAGCCTCGACGTCGTCCGGCACCACGAGGACAAGGAGAAGCGCCGCGCGGTGGTGCGCCAGGTGGCCGCGCTGGCCGGCGAACTGAACGGCCCAGGCCTGATCTACGCCGCCAAGCGCAAGGACACCGAGAAATACGCCGCGAAGCTGACGCAGAAGGGACTGCGGGCTGCCGCGTACCACGCGGGCCGAACGCCGGCGGAACGCGAAGAGGTCCACCGGCAGTTCCTCGCCGGCGGACTCGACGCCGTGCTGGCCACCACCGCGTTCGGCATGGGGATCGACAAGCCGGATGTCCGGTTCGTGCTGCACGCAGACATCCCGGAGTCGCTGGACAGCTACTACCAGCAGATCGGCCGGGCCGGACGCGACGGCCTGCCCGCCCAGGCAGTGCTGCACTACCGGTCCGAGGACCTGGGCCTGCGCCGCTACTTCGCCACCCACCGGCCGGACGAGCCCGGGCTGCTGGCCGTCCTCGCCGTCCTGCGCCACGCCGGTGGCACCATGGCGCCGGCTGCGCTGGCCGCGGCCACGGGTTACCCGCCGCGCCGGCTCACCGGCCTGCTGAACCAGCTGCAGGACACCGGCGGCGTCACCGCGGCGGACGGCGGGATGCGCCTGGAGCCCGGCGCCGATCCCGCGCAACTGGTGGAACGCGCCGTCGCCCTCGCCGCGGCACGGGAACGGGTGGACAAGTCCCGCATCGCCATGATGCGCAGCTATGCCGAGACGCACCGCTGCCGGCGCCAGTTCCTGCTGGGCTATTTCGGCGAGGACCTCCCCGCCCCGTGCGGGAACTGCGACAACTGCGCGGACGGCTCGGCGGGAAGCGGAGCGGCGGACCGTCCGGCCGACGACGCCGGCGCCCCTGCCGGTGCGTCCTCCGCCGACGCCGAGGCGTTCCCGCTGAACTCCGCGGTGGAGCACGCGCTCTGGGGCCCGGGCCTGGTGATGCGGCACGACGACGGGCTGATCACAGTACTGTTCGAGCGGGAGGGCTATAAAACCCTGTCCCCGAAGGCGGTGCTGGCGAGCGGCCTGCTCACCTCGCGGCCAACGGTTTGA
- a CDS encoding cupin domain-containing protein produces the protein MQKISIEALARQQVTAALAAGSGRAADTVYGGHEKVLRQTVMAFKAGTQLSEHQNPGEATVFVLRGCVRLQAGNESWQGKTGDLLIVPDGLHSLMAEEDSAILMTVAKRAPVNN, from the coding sequence ATGCAGAAGATATCGATCGAAGCGCTGGCACGTCAGCAGGTCACCGCGGCGCTCGCGGCCGGTAGCGGGCGGGCCGCCGACACCGTCTACGGCGGCCACGAGAAGGTTCTCCGCCAGACCGTGATGGCGTTCAAGGCGGGGACCCAGTTGAGCGAGCACCAGAATCCGGGGGAGGCGACCGTGTTTGTGCTCCGGGGCTGTGTCCGGCTGCAGGCCGGAAATGAATCGTGGCAGGGGAAGACCGGCGACCTGCTGATTGTCCCGGACGGCCTGCACAGCCTGATGGCGGAAGAGGATTCGGCCATCCTGATGACGGTGGCGAAGCGGGCGCCGGTCAATAACTGA
- a CDS encoding MFS transporter, with product MSNSSRTGVAIAGLSLGTALNPLNSSMIAVALVVLRADFALDVATVTWVVTSFYLTSAAGQPLMGRLADRFGPRRLFLLGMALVAVTCALAPFAPNFALLCVARAFMALGTATAYPSAVVMVAALARQANVRSTRPLGRIQMANTSAAAVGPVVGGLLVSLVGWEALFLINVPLALVAIFVVRRFAPADVKRERGRVAELLRDSDLPGIGAFIGALVLVMMALLNVLPDYRWWLLGGGLLLAVLFTVRELRFSPPFLDLRLLGTNRPLLLVYLGFALFNGVYYFAFFGLPQLLQTAGGYDPGIVGLLMLPLAAISVVGTPFAVRAIDRFGVRRVLIAGVVLLIAASGTMWLLTASLAAPLVLAMTALLGVPYCVVSIASSQGMYLSTRLEERGVAAGIFQTCRYLGAITATVLIGIFYGTGVTQANWGLMVFVMLGLGAVVFLVSLLWREHRTA from the coding sequence GTGAGCAACTCTTCCCGGACCGGCGTCGCCATTGCAGGACTCAGCCTCGGCACGGCGCTGAACCCGCTGAACTCCTCAATGATCGCCGTCGCGCTGGTGGTCTTGCGCGCGGATTTCGCGCTCGACGTCGCCACTGTCACCTGGGTGGTCACGTCCTTCTATCTCACCTCTGCGGCCGGCCAGCCGCTGATGGGACGGCTGGCGGACCGGTTCGGCCCGCGCCGGCTGTTCCTGCTGGGCATGGCACTCGTGGCGGTGACCTGTGCCCTGGCCCCTTTCGCGCCGAACTTCGCGCTGCTCTGCGTGGCGCGCGCATTTATGGCCCTCGGAACCGCGACGGCGTATCCCAGCGCCGTGGTGATGGTGGCGGCGCTGGCGCGGCAGGCGAACGTCAGATCCACCAGGCCGCTGGGCCGGATCCAGATGGCGAACACCTCGGCGGCCGCCGTCGGGCCCGTGGTCGGCGGCCTGCTGGTGAGCCTGGTGGGCTGGGAGGCGCTGTTCCTGATCAACGTGCCGCTCGCGCTGGTGGCGATCTTTGTGGTCCGGCGGTTCGCCCCGGCGGACGTCAAGCGGGAACGTGGACGGGTGGCGGAACTGCTGCGGGACTCGGACCTGCCGGGCATCGGTGCGTTCATCGGCGCGCTGGTGCTGGTGATGATGGCGCTGCTCAACGTCTTGCCGGACTACCGGTGGTGGCTGCTGGGCGGCGGGCTGCTGCTCGCCGTGTTGTTCACCGTGCGGGAGCTGCGTTTTAGCCCGCCGTTCCTGGACCTGCGGCTGCTGGGGACCAACCGGCCGCTGCTGCTGGTGTATCTCGGCTTCGCGCTGTTCAACGGCGTTTACTACTTCGCGTTCTTCGGCCTGCCGCAGCTGCTGCAGACGGCCGGCGGGTACGACCCGGGCATCGTGGGCCTGCTGATGCTGCCGCTCGCCGCCATCTCCGTGGTCGGGACACCCTTCGCGGTCCGCGCCATCGACCGGTTCGGCGTGCGGCGGGTGCTGATCGCCGGCGTCGTACTGCTGATCGCGGCGTCGGGCACCATGTGGCTGCTGACCGCCTCGCTGGCCGCCCCGCTGGTGCTGGCGATGACGGCGCTGCTGGGCGTGCCGTACTGCGTGGTCAGTATCGCCTCGAGCCAGGGGATGTACCTGTCCACCCGGCTGGAGGAGCGCGGAGTGGCGGCCGGGATCTTCCAGACCTGCCGCTACCTCGGCGCGATCACGGCGACCGTGCTGATCGGCATCTTCTACGGCACCGGTGTGACCCAGGCGAACTGGGGGCTGATGGTGTTTGTCATGCTGGGCCTCGGCGCGGTGGTGTTCCTCGTGTCGCTGCTGTGGCGGGAGCACAGGACGGCATAG